The sequence below is a genomic window from Synechococcus sp. PCC 7335.
GAAACGCGTTGGCGCTCTAAGATCTTCTTGCTAATCTAATGCCGACAATGATGCGCTAGAGCGAGCAGCGATCTTAAGTACCGTTATGTCTCTTAATATGTATCTAAAGAGCATTAGTCTGTCGGTCACAGGTCAACTTGAAAGGGAATCTCTTCGGTTTGTGTATAGACTGTGCCGCTATTCGTTGTCTGTAGAATCTTCACTTCATACAGCGCCTCGTAGCCTGGTTTTAACCACGGTTTAAATCGGTTGCCTAGGTCAAAAGTGTAGGTGTTTTCCACCACCTTAAGATTACCCAAGTCGATGGGTTCTGTTCCTTTTCTGATATTGAAAGTGGCCTCGTGCCGCAGTTGATAGGTCTCCGTTGTTAGGCCACTAGCTGATTGTTTAGTTAGTAGCGCGATCTCAATTTCTATCTGAGAGAGCAGATTTCGCAGTTCTCCTCTGTCGATTAAAACTAGCTCACTCTCCCCATCTGTGGCAAACACCGCTTCTAGCTCAAAGGACTGCACTCGACTGGGCGAAAATCCCCCCGTAATCTTAGCAACCTGCACTCCCGAAGCTTCACTCAAGCGATAGTCCAGTGTGCCAGGGATATCAAGATTAAGCACAGCTTGATCGCCTATGGAACTAGCCTCAACGCTCGTACGCACATCCGCTACCCCTAAACTTTCTGGAGTCTCCTCTGCTGCCCACTCCAGGCGATACTTTGGTCGCTCAGTTGATTTGAGGTACACGTAGCTATCAGGCGTGTCAGAGGCCGGACTCAGAAGCGATCGCAACCCTGTTCTTTGCTCCCAAATATTTTTAACCAGCTCGACTGTTTGACCTAGCTGCGTGCGCAGTGTGCCACTAGATTCAATTCTCTCTTGAGGAATATCACCGCGAGGAATCAAGCGAAAGCTACCGTAGCGGCCCTCTCCACCATCGCGCCCATCAGCGCCTGGTTTGCCGCGATCGCCATCCTCGCAGCCAAAGCTTCTAACGTGCGAAACTCCTTGATAGCGAAGATCATAGCGGTAGTCATCCGCATATCTTGAGTATCTTCTAGGAATATAGTCGCGGCTGTCGATAGACGGTACATGCTCTCGCACATCAAGATGTCTAACGCCTGTACAAGGAACTACTTTTCTAGCGGCATATTCCCACTCAGAATCTTCAGTTTGATCCTCTGTAGGGTTTCGCCGTCGCCAAACTTCCCATTCGCAGAACTTCACTATCCAAGTGGGCTCCACGCACTCGCACCCATCTGCACCCACATCCCCTCGACCCGCACGACCGCCCTTTCCCCCAGCGTTTGCGATCGCCACTTGCTTCAACACTGCTACATCTTCAAAGTAGATAGAGATGTCACTGCCGTTACCCCCATCACCGCCATCACCGCCATCACCGCCATCACCGCCATCAGCACCAATCAGTGAATAGGCTGGGCGATAGGGCGCTCGGCAACTTTGAGCAATCTCACCTGGCGCTCCATCTTCTCCTGATTCGCCCTCAGCTCCTGAAAAATCGTAGAAAGTATCCGACAGCGGTGTGTTTATCAGATCAATAGCCCTATCCGGTGCGTCTTGAGCCGTACGCCCGCTTCGCCCATCTCGTCCATCTCGCCCTTTTACACCAAACACAAAACTGCCTTGCCTACGCTCGGTTAATTGGTAGTTGCTGTGGTGATCGCCCCGGCCAGTGTTCCTGCCGGGGCGATCACTAAAGTTATGCTCTATAGAATAGCCAGGATAATTCGCCCTCACAGGAGCGTTATATCCAAACAGCCCTACGAGAAAAGTCACGACGAGTACAGTTGCCAGAAAAGAGCGAAATCGAGAAAGACGCATAGTAGGACAGGCGGGCCTATCAACAAACAGAACCGCAAGATACACCACTTGTACATATCTCTCGCAATTCTGTAGCTATTCACCTTTCAAGCTAGCCTGCGTACGCAACTCAATCTAGATAGCTGTGACAGTTCGCACCATCACTTTTCACTGACTAGCGTAGCGCCGAGCCTAAGGCTCAATACAGATAGAGAGCACAGCCATAACCCCTACAGCCCGACCTCTAGTAGCAGCTATTGCGCCAGACTCTGATTAAGAATTGTCTGAAACTGTTTAGGCATTATCAGCTTAGGCATTACTAGCCCTTTGTCAGGGTCTCATCGTACTCGGTAGTCTGGGTCTAAAGCGATAAATTCTTCAAGGCTTAACCTTTGGCGAGCACGCAAGCTTTCTTAAGACCGCTCATACCTAATTTCCTTCAACCGCTAGATAACACCGAACAAGTGCATCTAACGATTGACATATTTATGTTGATTACGTTGGTTTAGTTACATAGCCTTACATAGGCAGAGTCCATGCCGTGGCACAGTATAGTTCAATCGTATATCGTCAGCTAATTTACCATAGTTAGACATGCCTGATTAGATGCGCCCCATCAGACACACATAGTGCTGTCGAGAGAATCTATGAGACTATCCAAGAAAATAGAGATCACCTTCGAGACAATTATTTGGAACTTCAGATTTTTCGTCCTATTACCCGTCATCTTTAGCCTATTAAGCGCTGTCAAGTTCTTCATCATAGGTACTCTAGATATTTGGGCAGGGTTTAGTTTAAGATTTGATGTGAGCGATCCTGAAGGCGATATCACGAATCGGATAGTCTCGTATATTATCGGCGGCGTAGATCACTACTTAATCGGTATTGTTCTACTTATCTTCGCCTTAGGCATCTACGAACTTTTCATCTCAGAGATTGATGTTAAGTTCGAACATGAAGTCAATATTTTACAAAGTGAATCTCTAGAAGAGCTAAAGAGTAAGCTGGTGCAAGTGATTGTAGTTGCACTAATCGTCAGTTTGTTCAAAAGAATGCTTGGACTAGAGCTCAACCAAGCTAGTGATCTAGCCTACGGTGCGCTTGCTATCCTACTGATTTCTGTCAGTAGCTATCTTCTCCAGTTGCAATATACAAAAATGCACGAAACAACTATCAACAGTCGTTCCCAAGTGGCGAAGGAAGATTCTTCTAACTCTTCAGCAATTAGAATGAAGCGTCCTGTCGACTAGCGGGGAATAAAATAGTATCAAAGGCTTCCTAAAACTATCAAAGAAAGTCAAGAGGTATCTTCCCAAAATTTCTAAAATTCGTGAGTAGGGAGTTGAGTAAAACGTTCAACCCCAAAGGTCAAGCAAAGAAGGTGAGAATACGTTGATAGAAAATTCAAGAGATATCTATAGCTCAAGCTCGCAACGAGCTTTCAATCTGTAGCGATTAGGCTGTTGAATGTATCAACTAGGTAGACAATAAACAGTATAGTAAGTAACCATTTGGTTGTTTAAGAACGAACTTTTTCGGGTAAAATTAGCTGCATTAGAAAGTCGGTAAAAAGACCGATTACTGGCGTATAGATAGAGAATTCACGTAAATAGATGGATACATAGAAGATGCTTATGGGTAGAAGTTCAGTGAAACTACTGTTGTTTAATATATCAAAATTATTAGCTCATATATCTTTCGACGCATTTAGGTAATTATTATGAAATATGACTGAATATTTTTAAATATTGCTGTTCAATATAGAGAGGCCTGCGTCCGTGAAGTAGGTATCTTGTAACAGTTATTAGAGACTAACGATAATGCAACTCAACAATCCTCGACAGTCAGCTAGAGAACTTTTGAAAGAAAGCGTTCCCAACGAGCGATGGGAGCAAAACGGTGAATTCTTGGATCGCCTTCGTGAACGCATCGGTCAGCATCCAGTTTCTAAACATCCAGCTATCAAAGCTCTGAGAAGCTCTACGTTCGATCTAGAAGCTATCCAACAAATTCATTTAGAATATCGACATGCCATTGTTCAGATATTTACAGATGCTCTGTTAATGGCTCAAGTGCAGACCAAGCAGCTCGAACCTGATTTTGAGTCTGGTGTAAAGATGTATGCTCGTTTTCTGCTGACGCTTAACGTCCTAGACGAGTTTGGATTCAAGCCAGGTGTTGATGACTCTGGCTATTATCGAGGAAATGCGTTGGGCGCTCACTATCCCCTCTACGAGGAAGTGCTCGATGAGCTTGGTATTGATCGGATTGAACGAGAACAATATAAACCTAGTGAGTTCTCTCGCAAATTAAGAAGTTTTTTAGAGAGTTCTTATGACGATCTTTCTCAGGTAGTTAGTTTGCTTGCAGCTGGGGAGAGAGTGGTTGTTCTTTTCAGTTCGCCGCTTCGTGATAATGCCAAAACAGTGGGGGTTGACACTTCAAAAGGGTACTACATGGTTCATGGTGCTAGTGACGATGAGCAGTCTGAAGGAGATGATGATACTCATGAGGACGATCTTTGGTATATCCTGATGCAATCTCTATCACCTGAGCAGTATGAAAACATTGAAGCAATGTGCGAGCAGTACTGCGATCTGTGGGTTGATTTTTGGAATGCTCAAATGCAGTTAGTCAAAGAACAAGAGAAAGTACTTGTTTCGGCCTAATTGCCAAAGGTAGTAGGATAGAGGCCATCTATTGAATCGGAGATAGCCTCTATTGACTATAAAAAATGACTATAGAGAAAACTTTGAGCAACAGCATTCTATTCGCTCAATTCTTACAACGCTATTCATCAATCGATTGATTCCACTCTTGAAAGCGACGCACCTTACTGGCAAATCCAGAAGCCTTGAACTTTTCTAAGCGCAGCGGTGCAGGTTGAACGGAGGGAACAGAGATTCTAAAAGAAAAGGCACTCTCTCCCATAGGAACATATTCAATCCCACCAAGCCGATAGCGATTTTTCATAACGGCATTGCCTTCTGCGTCAAAGATCCGACCGAAGATGTCGGCATCAACAATATCTCTTGCAGAGTTGTTGACAGCGGTACCCTTTACTAGGTAGCAAGTAGCAGACATTGAGGAACCACTAGTAGTGAGGTTCTCAGCGTAGGCGGCATCGGCAGGACACTCTTCGGCAACGAGATCTTTGAGATCGATTTGAGTAAGTGCATAGGCAGCTGGGCTCCAGCTTAGAAACCACAGACAGCTGATTAGAAGCAGTGGAAGTACTCGCGTGCGTAGAAGTGAAATCATGACGAAATTGCTAGCCTAATATCCTTTTAGCTTACCGTCTTCGATGACGCTTTAGGCCTGTGCAAGATGATCTAACAGGCTACGGCGCATAATATCTATAGGAGCAGGCCGATCTAGCCAAATTTCTAGTGCAGCAGCACCTTGTTGAACGAGCATTTCTAGACCGTCTACAGTGGTCAGCCCGGCTGCTGCTGCCTGCCTGAGAAATTTGGTTGGCCGTGGCGTGTAGATCAAATCGTAGGCGATCGCACCTGTAGGTAGTAGCGCAAGCTCGTCATCGCTTAGCACCGAAGCGTCTGTGTTAGGGTGCATTCCCACTGGCGTTGCATTGACGACAAGGCCAGCCCTTTGTAGTTGATCGGGTAGCTCTTCCCAAGTCATTACTTTTAGCCGAGCAGCAATATCAGGACTATTTGCCCAGCTTTCGGCGAACCAGGCCAGCTTCTCAAGATTGCGACCAACAACACTAATTCGCTTGCAGCCGAGCTGATGACAGGCCGCGACAACTGCTCTAGAGGCCCCGCCATTGCCAAGAACGATAGCGCGCGTGTTGGTCCAGTCTTGCTTTAATGCCTGTAGAGGAGAAAGAAAGCCAATAGCATCTGTATTCGTGCCACACCAGCCGGATTCCTGGCTACTATCGTCGCCTTTGTTCCAAGTGCCGTACCAGACGGTGTTGACTGCGCCAATTGCCTTGGCTACCTCGCTAACTTCATCTAGCAAAGGGATGATAGTCTGCTTATGAGGAATTGTGATATTGAATCCTCGCAGGCCGATGGCTTTGAACCCTATGATCGCATCTTTTAGATTTTCAGGGTGAACCGGAAACGGCAGGTAGACATAGTCAGCCGGACCCGTTTCTCGCAAATGCGCGATCGCCGCGTTGTGCATCAGCGGAGAAAACGAATGCTTGATTGGGTAACCAATTACTCCTAGTAGCTGAGTAGTTCCTTTGATGGTCATGTCTGTTTATCTATACATGACTAGAGCGTAGCGTAACCGAACGTAACATTAAACTGACGGCACCAAATAACCGCTGATTTGAACGCACTTACATCGACACCTTCAGGAATAGCGTAGCGCTGTTCGCCTGCTACCGATTGAAGTCGACCCAAATTAACGTATTTGTCAGCACTATAACTTTCTGGTACTGCTTCGGCGTGCAAGAGCACAAATAGATCAGGGCCGTTGTCACTGCTAAAAGCCGAGTCAAATTCTAAGTAGGACTGCCCATCGATTGCAACCACTTGAGCTGCGCCGCTAGTGGGATGTCCCGCGCCGACAAAAGGGGCAGAATCAACGGATTCAGTAGGCTGACTAGACTTGACTTGACTAGTTGACGAAGCTGCTTGAACGAGGTTGACTGAAGCAGTCTTGGCATTGGAATTTAGCGCAACCAGCGTACTAATCACCGGAGCAGTCGGAGAGGGTTGAGGAAGCTGTTGTCCTTGGGCCTGTAGTGCGGGTTGATAGGCAACCGCGGTTACAAGTGTCGCAAAGCCGATGCGCTGAATTTGCTGTCTGATAGAAGTAAATTGCATAAGACGAATACCTTTATAAAGGCCCTGATATCGATGGAT
It includes:
- a CDS encoding YqhA family protein, whose protein sequence is MRLSKKIEITFETIIWNFRFFVLLPVIFSLLSAVKFFIIGTLDIWAGFSLRFDVSDPEGDITNRIVSYIIGGVDHYLIGIVLLIFALGIYELFISEIDVKFEHEVNILQSESLEELKSKLVQVIVVALIVSLFKRMLGLELNQASDLAYGALAILLISVSSYLLQLQYTKMHETTINSRSQVAKEDSSNSSAIRMKRPVD
- a CDS encoding shikimate dehydrogenase, with the translated sequence MTIKGTTQLLGVIGYPIKHSFSPLMHNAAIAHLRETGPADYVYLPFPVHPENLKDAIIGFKAIGLRGFNITIPHKQTIIPLLDEVSEVAKAIGAVNTVWYGTWNKGDDSSQESGWCGTNTDAIGFLSPLQALKQDWTNTRAIVLGNGGASRAVVAACHQLGCKRISVVGRNLEKLAWFAESWANSPDIAARLKVMTWEELPDQLQRAGLVVNATPVGMHPNTDASVLSDDELALLPTGAIAYDLIYTPRPTKFLRQAAAAGLTTVDGLEMLVQQGAAALEIWLDRPAPIDIMRRSLLDHLAQA
- a CDS encoding DM13 domain-containing protein, producing the protein MQFTSIRQQIQRIGFATLVTAVAYQPALQAQGQQLPQPSPTAPVISTLVALNSNAKTASVNLVQAASSTSQVKSSQPTESVDSAPFVGAGHPTSGAAQVVAIDGQSYLEFDSAFSSDNGPDLFVLLHAEAVPESYSADKYVNLGRLQSVAGEQRYAIPEGVDVSAFKSAVIWCRQFNVTFGYATL